In one window of Pseudomonadota bacterium DNA:
- a CDS encoding TlyA family RNA methyltransferase, whose protein sequence is MSENKKRLDIAMHECGLAQSRQRARSLIMAGKVLVNGNIRDKPGFTITETDTLSLKEPDMPYVSRGGIKLEAAFKEFKINVNELACLDVGASTGGFTDCLLKHGAKKVFAVDVGYGQLAWILRQDKRVVPIERTNIRYMNQEILGCLVDFVTIDVSFISLKTVVPAILKFLTPNAFIVALIKPQFEVGKGKVGKGGVVKDTLLHTEVKNSLSDFFLNTGFDIIGIIPSPITGPKGNKEFLIYLKFLNKTEI, encoded by the coding sequence ATGTCTGAAAACAAGAAACGACTTGACATTGCCATGCATGAATGCGGACTGGCGCAAAGCAGGCAAAGAGCAAGAAGCCTTATTATGGCAGGAAAAGTACTTGTTAATGGGAACATTCGGGATAAACCTGGGTTTACGATCACAGAGACCGATACTCTGTCTCTTAAAGAACCGGATATGCCGTACGTAAGCAGAGGCGGAATTAAGCTTGAAGCAGCTTTTAAGGAATTTAAGATTAATGTAAATGAATTAGCATGCCTTGATGTTGGCGCATCAACCGGAGGCTTTACAGATTGTTTGCTTAAGCATGGCGCAAAAAAAGTTTTCGCAGTTGATGTTGGTTATGGCCAACTGGCATGGATTTTAAGACAAGACAAGAGGGTAGTTCCTATTGAACGAACCAATATAAGGTATATGAACCAGGAAATTCTTGGCTGTCTTGTTGATTTTGTTACCATAGATGTTTCATTTATATCATTAAAAACAGTTGTTCCTGCTATTCTTAAATTTTTAACCCCCAATGCTTTTATTGTTGCTTTAATTAAGCCGCAATTTGAGGTTGGAAAAGGGAAAGTTGGAAAAGGCGGTGTAGTTAAAGATACTTTATTGCATACTGAAGTTAAAAATAGTCTGTCAGATTTTTTTTTAAACACAGGATTCGATATAATTGGAATCATACCATCACCTATAACCGGTCCTAAAGGTAACAAGGAATTTTTAATTTACTTGAAATTTCTCAACAAAACAGAGATATAA